A single genomic interval of Lewinellaceae bacterium harbors:
- a CDS encoding response regulator, producing the protein MPKTKTLLLLTLAALSIHAADAQRTGQEVGQTPEWHYLVDPTNEMAAEEALARRGEFTLLPAGQVKPKSSETYWLYLKENPFSQDAERYLIFGDYDQIWLYYIVGNEIRHIQVNGRLIHPDKRVAPGPPYGFPVVQDGEEILVKVKNHFLEDHRPVSPRLLGREAFLALQSEQQFIRKNNILFAGILLGILIPFFLNGLILFFLRGKMYYLYWALYVLFNLFFGLLSFEKYAHLDVLFSFEPYITINLERGVNIVMVVFYLLFLLAFLDLPDKYRWLLTVIRYFLYYEMLAGILDMISVLLFKHSNFILSFIDLAIFPTVVFYVSMVIVIPRVKRIETNLVLAGVSFFFIGTAFSILELKQISVFPNSTFFENYVAPAFIGTVLEAICFALAIAFKDNKSEKQKIEAEARLKNVQKLEEAKSRLYQNITHEFRTPLTNILGIAGLIEKNPGKNLKTGLQKIRNNSHNLLDLVNQMLGLARMDTGEAKLDLRKYELITTLKYIVEAFQFRAKAKRICLELVSGTEELQMDFDHRRVQQILSNLLDNAIKHTPRDGRIWCYIHALDHPFVKIEVRDTGTGIAKEELPFIFDRFYQASPSLPKGGQRSSSPLGGGGEGAGTGLGLSIVKEWVKLMDGRISVESEEGKGTSFFVELPIVNHADTPLHSENGWEAAFTSTDSTEAEPSTSTLPAHPQDAPTILIVEDNADVIYFLDALFSDTYRILSAPDGQAGLEMAQEHIPDIILSDIMMPALDGLAMCRALKQDVKTSHIPIILITAKATPEEKNRGLAAGASAYLVKPFSEEELGIRITNLLETRRQMVAYLKSRGLVPEFWQGKVDQDIVFYGQLAKQIEDNLKSSNLDIHFLCRAFHMSRTQLCRKVKAVSGLPVGQLIRQIRLRKAKYLLETTADNVQQICLEVGLKDASYFAQAFQKEFGRKPSDIRRPDVEIL; encoded by the coding sequence ATGCCTAAAACCAAAACCCTATTGCTATTGACCCTGGCTGCTTTGTCCATTCATGCAGCCGATGCTCAGCGTACCGGGCAGGAAGTCGGCCAAACACCGGAATGGCACTACCTTGTCGACCCCACCAACGAGATGGCCGCAGAGGAAGCCCTGGCGCGGCGCGGCGAGTTTACCCTCTTACCCGCTGGGCAGGTCAAACCCAAATCCTCGGAAACGTACTGGTTGTACCTGAAAGAAAACCCCTTTTCGCAAGATGCGGAAAGATACCTGATATTTGGAGACTACGACCAGATCTGGCTTTATTATATCGTGGGGAATGAGATCCGCCATATCCAGGTGAATGGCCGCCTGATACATCCGGATAAACGAGTGGCCCCGGGGCCGCCTTATGGGTTTCCGGTAGTGCAGGATGGGGAAGAAATTTTGGTAAAAGTCAAAAACCATTTCCTGGAAGACCACCGCCCGGTCAGCCCCCGCCTGCTAGGCAGAGAAGCCTTTCTGGCCCTGCAATCGGAACAGCAATTCATCCGGAAGAACAACATTTTATTCGCAGGGATATTGCTGGGCATCCTGATCCCATTTTTCCTCAACGGGTTGATCCTGTTTTTCCTCAGGGGAAAAATGTATTATCTGTACTGGGCACTGTATGTGCTGTTCAATTTATTTTTCGGGTTGCTTTCATTTGAAAAGTACGCTCATCTGGATGTGCTCTTTTCCTTCGAGCCATACATAACGATAAACCTTGAAAGGGGAGTGAACATTGTCATGGTCGTATTTTACTTACTGTTTTTGCTGGCCTTTCTCGACCTGCCCGATAAATACAGATGGTTATTAACGGTCATTCGGTATTTCCTGTATTATGAAATGCTGGCCGGCATTTTGGATATGATTAGCGTCCTGCTTTTCAAGCATTCCAATTTCATACTCTCTTTCATTGACCTGGCTATATTTCCAACGGTTGTTTTCTACGTCAGCATGGTAATCGTAATCCCCAGGGTCAAAAGAATAGAGACGAACCTGGTGCTGGCGGGCGTTTCCTTTTTCTTTATCGGGACCGCCTTTTCCATCCTGGAACTGAAACAGATCTCCGTATTTCCTAATTCCACTTTCTTCGAGAACTATGTGGCGCCCGCTTTTATCGGCACCGTCCTGGAAGCAATATGCTTTGCGCTGGCCATTGCCTTTAAGGACAATAAGTCGGAAAAGCAGAAAATAGAAGCGGAAGCGCGGTTAAAGAATGTCCAAAAACTGGAGGAGGCCAAGAGCCGCTTGTACCAGAACATCACCCATGAATTCCGCACGCCTTTAACCAACATTCTGGGCATCGCCGGATTGATCGAAAAGAATCCGGGAAAAAACCTGAAAACGGGACTCCAAAAGATCAGGAACAACAGCCACAACCTGCTAGACCTGGTCAACCAGATGCTGGGGCTGGCGCGGATGGATACCGGCGAGGCCAAACTGGACCTCCGGAAATACGAGCTGATAACCACGCTGAAATACATAGTGGAAGCCTTTCAGTTCAGGGCAAAGGCCAAACGCATATGCCTTGAATTGGTGAGCGGTACGGAGGAACTCCAGATGGACTTCGACCACCGGCGCGTGCAGCAGATCCTCTCTAACCTGTTGGACAACGCCATAAAGCATACGCCCAGGGATGGCCGGATATGGTGTTATATACATGCCCTTGATCATCCATTTGTAAAGATCGAAGTCCGGGATACCGGAACCGGTATTGCAAAGGAAGAACTTCCATTTATTTTTGACCGGTTTTATCAAGCCTCCCCCAGCCTCCCCAAAGGAGGGCAACGGTCCTCCTCTCCCCTCGGAGGAGGTGGGGAGGGCGCTGGCACAGGGCTTGGGCTGAGCATCGTAAAAGAATGGGTGAAACTGATGGACGGCCGGATAAGCGTGGAAAGCGAAGAAGGTAAGGGAACTTCTTTTTTTGTCGAACTGCCGATCGTAAACCATGCCGATACGCCACTGCATAGTGAAAACGGCTGGGAAGCAGCTTTTACCAGTACGGATTCCACTGAAGCGGAACCCTCCACCTCCACCCTGCCGGCCCATCCCCAGGACGCTCCCACCATCCTGATCGTGGAGGACAACGCAGATGTCATTTATTTCTTGGATGCGCTTTTTTCGGATACCTACCGCATCCTCTCCGCGCCCGACGGGCAGGCAGGCCTGGAAATGGCGCAGGAACATATCCCCGACATCATCCTCAGCGACATCATGATGCCGGCACTCGACGGCCTGGCGATGTGCCGGGCGCTAAAACAGGACGTCAAAACCAGCCATATCCCCATCATTCTGATCACCGCCAAAGCGACGCCGGAAGAAAAAAACAGAGGCCTGGCCGCCGGCGCCAGCGCCTACCTGGTGAAACCCTTCAGCGAGGAAGAGCTTGGAATTCGCATAACCAACCTGCTGGAAACCCGGCGGCAGATGGTGGCCTACCTGAAGTCCCGGGGCCTGGTACCCGAATTCTGGCAGGGAAAGGTGGACCAGGACATTGTGTTCTACGGCCAACTGGCCAAACAGATAGAGGACAACCTGAAATCCTCAAACCTGGACATTCACTTTCTCTGCCGGGCCTTCCACATGAGCCGCACACAGTTGTGCCGCAAGGTGAAGGCCGTCAGCGGGCTGCCGGTTGGCCAGCTTATCCGCCAGATCCGGCTCAGAAAGGCCAAATACCTCTTGGAAACCACCGCAGACAATGTCCAGCAGATCTGCCTGGAGGTCGGCCTGAAAGACGCCAGTTATTTTGCACAGGCCTTTCAAAAGGAATTCGGTCGGAAACCTTCGGATATTCGGCGGCCGGATGTGGAAATTCTGTGA
- a CDS encoding nucleotidyltransferase domain-containing protein — protein MKKSIHDDPLIKTLGKYFDSQPILRVYLFGSFAKEKQREDSDIDLYVEFDPNVPIGLEYVKIYLDLKELTGREVDIVTEKSISKYIKQYVDEEKILIYERKAA, from the coding sequence ATGAAAAAGTCAATTCATGATGACCCGTTAATCAAAACACTCGGCAAATATTTTGATAGCCAGCCTATTTTAAGAGTTTACCTGTTCGGTTCATTTGCCAAAGAAAAACAAAGAGAGGACAGTGATATTGACCTGTACGTTGAATTTGACCCCAATGTGCCAATTGGCCTGGAGTACGTTAAAATCTATCTCGACCTAAAAGAGTTGACGGGAAGAGAAGTGGATATAGTAACAGAGAAATCTATATCAAAGTATATAAAACAATATGTAGATGAGGAAAAGATTCTGATCTATGAAAGAAAAGCCGCCTGA
- a CDS encoding type II toxin-antitoxin system VapC family toxin yields MSHLLDTNIVIFFFKGKYGIEGKMEAVGIENCFISEITLAELKYGALFSQKPKKHIEEIEKLLEFIRVIPITSSIDLYAQEKARLRRAGMLIDDFDLMIGCTAISNDLTLVTNNTRHFNRLQGLKLEDWTK; encoded by the coding sequence TTGAGCCATTTACTGGATACGAATATTGTAATTTTCTTCTTCAAAGGGAAGTATGGCATTGAAGGAAAGATGGAGGCCGTGGGTATAGAAAACTGTTTTATTTCTGAAATAACTTTGGCTGAATTAAAATACGGTGCTCTTTTCAGCCAAAAGCCGAAAAAACACATCGAAGAAATAGAAAAGCTCCTTGAGTTCATTAGAGTTATACCAATCACATCCTCGATTGATTTGTATGCTCAGGAAAAAGCTCGGCTTCGAAGAGCTGGCATGCTCATTGACGATTTTGACCTGATGATTGGTTGTACTGCAATATCCAATGATTTAACCTTGGTAACCAATAATACCCGTCATTTTAATCGGCTTCAAGGCTTAAAGCTAGAAGACTGGACGAAGTGA
- a CDS encoding histidine kinase, producing MQTKPVIDKLRNWLSRETVIHILLWVLYFVVIAYQKNRMSARFGGPSNLQFVDFVFALNYFLVIILINYRLLPQFFYRKRYGSFLLLSFLALVGAILIEEFVLEQLFFPGTRRSENFQGFLPNLLEIGPTIVFFVGFKLAWDNLQKQSALERVEKEKVESQLQFLKSQLHPHFLFNNLNNLYSYAQEGSPKTPEIILHLSAIMRYMLYESRENLVPLEKELKYLEDFIRLQELQMEGRGKVEYAVAGDIRAKRIAPMILIAFVENCYKHSLSSQAEDIWIRIKAEIKGEELWFECANTFAETVNSSDNYLNKGIGLENVRKRLELQYPGKHHLETVVKDNVYLVSLRLELQPHGG from the coding sequence ATGCAAACCAAACCCGTCATCGATAAACTAAGAAACTGGCTCTCCCGTGAAACAGTCATTCACATCCTCCTGTGGGTGCTCTACTTCGTGGTCATTGCCTACCAGAAAAACCGGATGAGCGCCAGGTTTGGAGGCCCCTCCAACCTTCAGTTTGTCGATTTCGTATTTGCCCTCAATTATTTTCTGGTCATCATCCTGATCAATTACCGGCTCCTGCCTCAGTTTTTTTACCGCAAGCGCTACGGCAGCTTTCTGTTGCTGAGCTTCCTGGCTTTGGTAGGCGCCATCCTGATTGAGGAGTTTGTGCTGGAACAGTTATTTTTCCCCGGCACGCGCCGGTCGGAAAATTTTCAGGGGTTTCTTCCCAACTTGCTCGAGATCGGCCCCACTATCGTTTTTTTCGTAGGCTTCAAACTGGCGTGGGACAACCTCCAGAAACAATCAGCTTTGGAACGGGTGGAAAAAGAAAAGGTGGAAAGCCAGCTGCAGTTCCTGAAATCTCAGCTTCATCCGCATTTTTTGTTCAACAATCTCAACAACCTTTATTCCTACGCCCAGGAAGGGTCGCCCAAAACGCCGGAGATCATCCTGCACCTGTCCGCCATCATGCGCTACATGCTTTACGAAAGCCGGGAAAACCTGGTGCCGCTGGAAAAAGAACTGAAATACCTGGAGGATTTTATCCGGTTGCAAGAATTGCAGATGGAAGGCCGGGGCAAGGTGGAATACGCCGTAGCGGGCGACATCCGCGCCAAACGCATCGCCCCCATGATCCTCATCGCTTTTGTGGAGAATTGTTATAAGCACAGCCTCTCCAGCCAGGCGGAAGACATCTGGATCAGGATAAAGGCCGAAATCAAAGGGGAAGAGCTGTGGTTTGAATGCGCCAACACCTTTGCGGAAACGGTCAACTCCTCCGACAATTACCTGAACAAAGGGATCGGCCTGGAAAATGTGCGCAAGCGCCTGGAGTTGCAGTATCCGGGAAAACACCACCTGGAAACGGTTGTGAAAGATAATGTTTATCTTGTCAGCCTGAGACTAGAACTGCAACCCCATGGCGGTTAA
- a CDS encoding S8 family serine peptidase translates to MKTKNLFRLTSILLGIMTFFLLNQCSPGNILAHQEDKDEKSHYYKDRLYMKIVEEKDILLGSLVQIQQLKEFAGLAAVFKEFNIKTIRQPFRSLAKVYEITFDSKVHAEINGLINELKSISFIEYAEEVPIKYPYYTPNDSQLANQNYLNQISALNAFDIHRGSNVKIAIIDLEVRTSHEDLVNNIWKNELEINGNLGLDDDDNGYIDDYSGWDVAENDNNPFTPNNSSDGNHGTPVSGIAGAVTDNNIGLSSIGFKNKIIPIKSSNNHSTVTHGYEGILYAIAAGADIINISWGAYGMTSAEQDILDQAISEGILIVAAAGKDGTSVPVYPAAYPPIIAVASVDNNDVKSTFSHYGPWIDICAPGNNIITTSSITNIEYITKSGTSMACPMVAGLAALIKSRNPTLTPTEIEDCIKNSADNIDDSNPSFVDKLGSGRINAFEAIKCNCPAEELISLSNITHDQVSQNIGINTNVIFSCSATNAIIFNWTIKKDGEIITSQSSNTPSTSKMFNQIGSYEICISAQNENPECVNSACTSFQVCENLNPQDVSICPGNTATLTVQNPMGGNLSWYENVTDNVPLFTGEIFTTQTFQNSGIYEYFVEYEEELSSEPLIVGLTEPPGIPFGTNAFAFGMYYTASVPFYFHSVDVESGGSGGATLRIFHVDDPSVNFSYSRGVVPGLNTFIIEQKFPPGDYVITPHHGETTCSNGFINLYTTGFSLPMFHPDFPEAFKLLGANYNPSFCCNSTISSNTYPSYFNFKISLLDESCSGREKVQIYVNGNDNCSSALTLDECTLLDVNCSPEFAPSPPSCSGSNPAKSLWYQFEINQPDRCIFNGIFIDFYGIPEACFGIYDSCTGVEITSGISGNGDNIPPSHLSAFVENGAVTPGNSYFIQISTDDLNNGPFKACIKPKVTCF, encoded by the coding sequence ATGAAAACAAAAAATTTATTTAGGCTAACATCTATTCTACTTGGTATAATGACTTTTTTCTTATTAAATCAATGCTCACCGGGAAACATTCTGGCACATCAAGAAGATAAAGATGAAAAGTCCCATTATTATAAGGATAGACTATACATGAAGATCGTTGAAGAAAAAGATATTCTTCTTGGCTCTTTAGTTCAAATTCAGCAACTTAAAGAATTTGCAGGTTTAGCTGCTGTCTTTAAAGAATTTAATATAAAGACAATTCGGCAACCTTTTAGAAGTCTTGCGAAAGTATATGAAATTACTTTCGATAGTAAAGTGCATGCTGAAATTAATGGTTTAATAAACGAATTAAAATCCATTTCATTTATAGAATACGCTGAAGAGGTTCCAATCAAGTATCCCTATTATACTCCTAACGATTCTCAATTGGCAAACCAAAATTACCTCAACCAAATTAGTGCGCTGAATGCATTTGATATCCACAGAGGAAGTAATGTAAAAATCGCAATTATTGATCTTGAAGTGCGAACAAGCCATGAAGATTTAGTCAACAATATATGGAAAAATGAACTGGAAATAAACGGCAACTTGGGTTTGGATGATGATGATAATGGGTATATTGATGATTATAGTGGTTGGGATGTTGCAGAGAACGATAATAACCCTTTTACACCAAATAACTCCAGTGATGGCAATCATGGAACTCCAGTTTCTGGTATCGCGGGAGCAGTTACAGATAACAACATTGGTTTAAGTTCAATTGGATTTAAGAATAAAATCATTCCAATAAAATCCTCTAATAATCATTCTACCGTTACTCACGGTTATGAGGGAATTCTATATGCAATTGCTGCTGGAGCTGATATTATTAATATTTCTTGGGGGGCTTACGGAATGACATCTGCCGAACAAGATATTTTAGACCAGGCAATTTCAGAAGGTATATTGATTGTCGCAGCAGCAGGGAAAGATGGGACAAGCGTTCCAGTATATCCAGCCGCATATCCTCCGATTATCGCGGTGGCAAGCGTAGATAACAATGATGTAAAATCCACGTTTTCACATTATGGTCCTTGGATCGATATTTGTGCTCCCGGAAATAATATTATTACAACATCTTCTATAACAAACATTGAATATATTACCAAGTCAGGAACTTCTATGGCATGTCCAATGGTAGCAGGATTAGCAGCACTTATAAAATCACGGAATCCAACATTGACCCCTACCGAAATAGAAGATTGTATTAAGAATTCAGCAGACAATATAGATGATTCAAATCCATCCTTTGTCGATAAGTTAGGAAGTGGCAGGATCAATGCTTTTGAAGCTATTAAATGCAATTGCCCCGCGGAAGAGTTGATTTCGCTTAGCAACATAACCCATGATCAAGTTTCACAAAATATTGGAATTAATACCAATGTAATTTTTTCATGTAGTGCTACTAATGCTATCATATTCAATTGGACTATAAAAAAAGACGGGGAAATAATTACCTCCCAATCTTCTAATACTCCTTCAACATCAAAAATGTTTAATCAGATTGGTTCTTACGAAATTTGTATTAGTGCACAAAACGAAAATCCGGAATGCGTAAATTCTGCATGTACTAGCTTTCAAGTTTGCGAGAATTTAAATCCTCAAGATGTTTCAATTTGCCCAGGCAATACTGCTACACTGACTGTACAAAATCCAATGGGTGGGAATTTAAGCTGGTATGAGAATGTAACCGATAATGTTCCTTTATTTACAGGTGAGATTTTCACAACCCAAACCTTTCAAAATTCAGGTATATACGAATACTTCGTTGAATATGAAGAAGAACTCAGCAGTGAGCCACTTATAGTTGGCTTAACTGAACCTCCTGGTATTCCTTTCGGAACAAACGCATTCGCATTTGGAATGTATTATACTGCATCAGTCCCATTTTATTTTCATTCTGTCGATGTCGAATCAGGAGGAAGCGGAGGGGCTACACTGAGGATATTTCATGTTGATGATCCTTCTGTTAATTTTTCTTATTCTCGGGGAGTTGTACCTGGGCTAAATACATTCATTATTGAACAAAAGTTTCCTCCTGGTGACTATGTTATTACTCCCCACCATGGCGAAACAACATGTTCAAATGGATTTATTAATCTTTACACTACTGGTTTTTCGTTACCAATGTTCCATCCTGATTTTCCCGAGGCATTTAAATTGCTAGGAGCTAACTATAATCCTTCATTCTGTTGTAATAGTACTATTAGCAGTAACACTTATCCAAGCTATTTCAACTTCAAAATATCATTGCTAGATGAATCATGCAGTGGGAGAGAAAAAGTTCAGATTTATGTAAATGGAAATGACAATTGTTCTTCAGCACTTACACTAGATGAATGTACACTTCTTGATGTGAACTGTTCTCCAGAATTTGCTCCATCTCCTCCTTCCTGCTCAGGTAGTAATCCAGCTAAAAGCCTTTGGTACCAATTTGAAATCAACCAACCTGACAGATGTATTTTTAATGGAATCTTCATTGATTTTTATGGCATACCAGAAGCTTGTTTTGGGATATATGATAGTTGTACTGGTGTTGAAATCACCTCCGGGATTAGTGGTAATGGAGATAATATTCCACCAAGTCACTTATCAGCATTTGTAGAAAATGGAGCAGTTACTCCCGGCAATTCCTATTTTATACAAATTTCAACTGATGATTTAAATAATGGGCCATTTAAAGCATGTATAAAACCTAAAGTAACTTGCTTCTAA
- a CDS encoding TonB-dependent receptor, with protein MKFQALVLLLLTALFQSISLTAQPSAGSLEAELLNPARIYLKGKVVEAGAQAPLSYATVSLFGQADSTLIGGNITDEAGQFSLEVKPGAYYIVIEFLAFQPKTIPNIIVSKGQPEINLGVITLEPEATALEEVIVVGEKSQMQLSLDKKVFNVGKDLASRGGSAADLLDNVPSVQVDVEGNVSLRGGGSVRILIDGKPSGLIGMDGASGLRQLQANMIERVEVITNPSARYEAEGMAGIINIVLKKERQAGTNGSFDLTAGYPDNYGAAINLNYRTDKLNLFSNYGIFYRQGPGGGSSYQEVYSGDTTFITQQNNDRLRGGLSQNIRVGADYFFNPRNILTTAFNLRLGNENNQAETRYRDYLYSLGNPTGITLRTDDEQEDETNIEYALTYKKTFEQEGREFTFDARYQDNTEKEGSDLANHYYTPEFEPDGTPDLLQRSDNKESERQFILQADYVHPLGKNGKFEAGLRSSLRNIDNDYLVTEFTDDEWITLEGLSNNFQYDENIHAAYLMYGNKLGRFSWQLGLRPEYSQVTTRLLQTDEVNDRSYLNLFPSAHFSYELPGQNAVQVSYSRRVRRPRFWDLNPFFTFSDDRNYFSGNPNLDPEFTNSMELGHLKYWDNASLSSSIYYRHTDGKIDRIRTVNDDGTSITQPENLLSEDAFGLEFTASWNPYKWWKLNGDFNFFRAITDGGNLGDSFESDTYSWFARTSSRFTLWNNTDVQLRFNYRAPQETAQGLRKSMYGVDLAASRDILQDKGTLTLSVRDVFNTNRFRFQAEGENFFTANDFQWRARQITLSFSYRLNQKKQRGGQGNGGEQNGGGEEMGF; from the coding sequence ATGAAATTTCAAGCACTTGTCCTCCTCCTGTTAACGGCCCTATTCCAAAGCATCAGCCTAACGGCGCAACCCTCCGCCGGAAGCCTGGAAGCCGAATTGCTCAACCCTGCCCGCATTTACCTGAAGGGCAAAGTGGTGGAAGCAGGCGCCCAGGCGCCCCTCAGTTATGCAACGGTGAGCCTCTTCGGCCAGGCGGACAGCACCCTGATCGGCGGAAATATCACCGACGAGGCCGGCCAATTTAGCCTGGAAGTTAAACCCGGCGCCTATTATATCGTCATCGAATTCCTGGCTTTTCAGCCCAAAACCATTCCGAATATCATTGTTTCCAAAGGCCAGCCGGAAATTAACCTCGGCGTTATAACGCTGGAGCCGGAAGCCACTGCTCTGGAAGAAGTGATCGTGGTCGGCGAGAAAAGCCAGATGCAGTTGTCATTAGATAAAAAGGTGTTCAACGTCGGCAAAGACCTGGCCAGCCGGGGCGGTTCGGCCGCCGACCTGCTGGACAATGTGCCTTCGGTGCAGGTGGATGTGGAAGGCAATGTCAGCCTGCGGGGCGGCGGCAGCGTGCGCATCCTGATCGATGGAAAGCCCTCCGGCCTGATCGGCATGGACGGCGCCAGTGGCCTGCGGCAGCTACAAGCCAATATGATCGAAAGAGTGGAAGTGATCACCAACCCCTCCGCCCGCTACGAAGCGGAAGGCATGGCCGGCATCATCAACATCGTACTGAAAAAAGAACGCCAGGCCGGCACCAACGGCTCTTTTGACCTGACAGCAGGCTATCCCGACAACTACGGCGCGGCCATCAACCTCAACTACCGTACCGACAAGCTGAACCTCTTTTCGAATTACGGCATCTTCTACCGCCAGGGCCCCGGCGGCGGCTCCTCCTACCAGGAGGTGTACAGCGGAGACACGACCTTTATTACCCAGCAGAACAATGACCGGCTGCGGGGCGGCCTGTCCCAAAACATCCGCGTAGGCGCCGATTACTTTTTCAACCCGAGAAATATCCTGACTACGGCGTTCAACCTGCGCCTGGGCAACGAAAACAACCAGGCCGAAACCCGCTACAGGGATTACCTGTATTCCCTCGGCAACCCCACCGGCATCACTTTGAGGACCGACGACGAGCAGGAGGACGAAACCAACATAGAATATGCCCTCACCTACAAGAAAACTTTCGAGCAGGAAGGGCGGGAATTCACCTTCGACGCCCGCTATCAGGACAATACCGAAAAAGAAGGCTCCGACCTGGCCAACCATTACTACACTCCGGAATTCGAGCCTGACGGAACGCCGGACCTGCTCCAGCGTTCGGACAACAAAGAAAGCGAGCGGCAGTTCATCCTGCAGGCCGACTACGTACACCCCCTCGGAAAAAACGGCAAATTCGAGGCGGGCCTGCGCAGCTCCCTTCGCAACATCGACAACGACTACCTCGTCACGGAATTTACCGACGACGAATGGATAACGCTGGAGGGCCTGAGCAACAATTTCCAGTACGACGAAAACATCCATGCCGCCTACCTGATGTACGGCAACAAGCTCGGCCGGTTCTCCTGGCAATTGGGCCTGCGCCCCGAGTACAGCCAGGTGACGACCCGCCTGCTGCAAACCGATGAGGTGAATGATCGCAGTTACCTGAACCTGTTTCCCAGCGCTCATTTCTCTTACGAGCTGCCCGGCCAGAATGCGGTGCAGGTTAGCTACAGCCGCCGGGTGCGCCGCCCGCGCTTCTGGGACCTGAATCCTTTCTTCACCTTCAGCGACGACCGCAACTACTTCAGCGGCAACCCGAACCTCGACCCGGAATTCACCAATTCCATGGAGCTGGGCCACCTCAAATACTGGGATAACGCATCGCTGAGTTCCAGCATCTACTACCGCCATACCGACGGCAAGATCGACCGCATCCGGACGGTCAACGATGACGGCACCTCCATCACCCAGCCGGAGAACCTGCTTTCAGAAGATGCCTTCGGCCTGGAATTCACCGCCTCCTGGAACCCCTATAAGTGGTGGAAGCTCAACGGCGATTTCAACTTCTTCCGCGCCATCACCGACGGCGGCAACCTGGGCGATTCTTTTGAAAGCGATACTTACAGCTGGTTTGCCCGCACTTCCTCCCGCTTCACCTTGTGGAACAATACGGACGTGCAATTGCGCTTCAACTACCGTGCTCCTCAGGAAACGGCCCAGGGCCTGCGCAAATCCATGTACGGGGTAGACCTGGCGGCCAGCCGCGATATCCTGCAGGACAAAGGCACGCTTACTCTGAGCGTGCGGGACGTATTCAACACCAACCGCTTCCGCTTCCAGGCTGAAGGGGAGAACTTCTTCACTGCAAACGACTTCCAGTGGCGCGCCCGGCAGATCACCCTTTCCTTCAGCTACCGCCTGAACCAGAAGAAACAGCGCGGCGGCCAGGGCAATGGCGGCGAGCAGAATGGAGGCGGGGAAGAGATGGGGTTTTAG
- a CDS encoding response regulator transcription factor has translation MAVKCIIIEDQLPAQRILKRYVEDIPELELSGAFTDPLAGLAFLRQNTIGLVFLDIHLPKISGIEFLKLLPYKPKVILTTAFSEYALEGYEYDVTDYLLKPISFERFLKAVSKVIYAQEAAPGTPAPAPAPSTEPPAGGYIFVKSDRTIVRIEFSTIIYIKSEDDYTRVYTEGKNHFLSYTLKYWEDVLPAQAFCRIHKSYLVNMGFVEKIEGNRVFLAGEKEGLPIGRSFKEELMRRVDVRE, from the coding sequence ATGGCGGTTAAATGCATCATCATCGAAGACCAATTGCCGGCGCAGCGCATCCTGAAACGCTACGTCGAAGATATTCCCGAGCTGGAACTGTCCGGCGCCTTTACCGACCCCCTGGCCGGCCTGGCTTTCCTCCGCCAAAACACCATCGGACTGGTTTTTCTGGATATCCACCTGCCCAAAATTTCCGGCATAGAGTTCCTGAAATTGCTGCCCTACAAACCTAAGGTCATCCTCACCACCGCCTTTTCGGAGTACGCCCTGGAAGGCTACGAATACGATGTAACGGACTACCTGCTCAAACCCATCTCCTTTGAGCGCTTCCTGAAAGCCGTTTCCAAAGTCATCTATGCGCAGGAAGCCGCGCCGGGGACTCCCGCTCCAGCCCCGGCTCCCTCTACCGAGCCGCCTGCCGGCGGTTACATCTTCGTCAAATCCGACCGCACGATTGTCAGGATCGAATTCTCCACGATCATTTACATCAAATCCGAAGACGATTACACCCGCGTGTACACCGAAGGCAAAAACCACTTCCTGTCCTACACCCTGAAATATTGGGAGGACGTGCTGCCCGCCCAAGCCTTCTGCCGCATCCACAAATCCTACCTCGTCAATATGGGCTTTGTGGAGAAGATCGAGGGCAACCGGGTATTCCTGGCGGGGGAGAAGGAGGGGCTTCCGATTGGGCGGAGCTTTAAGGAGGAGTTGATGCGGAGGGTGGATGTGAGGGAGTGA
- a CDS encoding DUF86 domain-containing protein has translation MKEKPPDKARLQHIRDAIEEVESYVEGIDLAFFEKDSKTRFASIKQLEIVGEAVYHLTNELKEKYPEVEWKAIAGLRHILVHDYYEIQNDILWRIIQVHVPVFKGQILRVILEIED, from the coding sequence ATGAAAGAAAAGCCGCCTGATAAAGCAAGGCTACAACATATCAGAGACGCCATCGAAGAAGTTGAAAGTTATGTGGAAGGGATTGATCTTGCCTTTTTTGAAAAAGATTCCAAAACCCGCTTTGCTTCTATTAAACAATTGGAAATTGTCGGGGAAGCGGTATACCATCTTACTAACGAGTTAAAAGAAAAATATCCCGAAGTAGAATGGAAAGCAATTGCTGGCCTAAGGCATATCTTAGTACATGATTATTATGAAATTCAAAATGACATCCTTTGGAGGATCATTCAGGTACATGTGCCAGTATTTAAAGGACAAATCCTACGGGTCATTTTGGAAATAGAGGATTAA